DNA from Babylonia areolata isolate BAREFJ2019XMU chromosome 32, ASM4173473v1, whole genome shotgun sequence:
gttgtccttccctctctccaggAACAGGTGCTTTGATGAGTGTCTTtatcctcctgttgttgttgttgttgttgttgttgttgttgtctatccctctctccaggAACAGGTGCTTTGATGACTGTCTtactcctcctgttgttgttgtggttgttgttgttgttgtggttgtggttgtggttgtggttgttgctatctatccctctctctgggaACAGGTGTTTTGATGACTGTCTTaatcctcctcttgttgttgttgttgttgttgttgtttatctctctctctgggaaaaGGTGTTTTGATGAGTGTCTTaatcctcctgttgttgttgttgttgttgttgttgttgtggtggtggtggtggtggttgtggttgttgttgttgtctatccctctctccaggAACAGGTGCTTTGATGACTGTCTtactcctcctgttgttgttgttgttgttgtctattcctctctctggGAACATGTGTTTTGATGAGTGTCTTtatcctcctgttgttgttgttgttgttgttgttgtctatccctctctctgggaACAGGTGTTTTGATGACTGTCTtactcctcctgttgttgttgttgttgttgttgtctttccctctctccaggaGCAGGTGTTTTGATGAGTGTCTTtatcctcctgttgttgttgtggttgttgttgttgttgttgttgttgtctttccctctctccaggaGCAGGTGTTTTGATGAGTGTCTTtatcctcctgttgttgttgtggttgttgttgttgttgttgttgttgtctttccctctctccaggaACAGGTGCTTTGATGAGTGTCTTtatcctcctgttgttgttgttgttgttgttgttgttgttgttgttgtctatccctctctccggGAACAGGTGCTTTGATGAGTGTATTTatcctactgttgttgttgttgttgttgttgttgttgtctatccctctctccaggAACAGGTGCTTTGATGAGTGtcttactcctcctcctgttgttgttgttgttgttgtggttgtggttgtggttgttgttgtccttccctctctccaggAACAGGTGCTTTGATGACTGTCTtactcctcctgttgttgttgttgttgttgttgttgttgttgtctatccctctctctgggaAAAGGTGTTTTGATGACTGTCTTaatcctcctgttgttgttgtggtggtggtggtggtggttgttatctATTCCTCTCTCTGGGAACAGGTGCTTTGATGAGTGTCTTaatcctcctgttgttgttgttgttgttgttgtggttgttgttgtctatccctctctctgggaACAGGTGTTTTGATGAGTGTCTTaatcctcctgttgttgttgttgttgttgttgttgttgtggttgttattgtggttgttgttgttgtctatccctctctctgggaACAGGTGTTTTGATGACTGTCTtactcctcctgttgttgttgttgttgttgttgtggttgttgttgttgtctatccctctctctgggaACAGGTGTTTTGATGATTGTCTTAcacctcctgttgttgttgttgttgttgttgtttatccctCTCTCTGGGAACAGGTGCTTTGATGACTGTCTTaatcttcctgttgttgttgttgttgtggtggtggtggttgtagtctgtccctctctctgagaACAAGGGCTTTGATGATTGTCTTACTGCTACtcctgttgtcgtgttgttgttgttattcttcttcttcttctcatcttcctcctccttctccccctcctgctcctccttctccccctcctccttctcttcctcctcgtcctccttctccttcttattctctTATTctattctttctcccccttccccttccttcttctttttctccccctcctccttctcttcctcctcgtcctccttctccttcttcttctcatcttcctcctccttctccccccctcctcctccttctccccctcctccctctcttcctcctcgtcctccttctccttcttcttctcatcttcctcctccttctctccctcctcctccttctccccctcctcctcctcttcctcctcctccgccaccctcttcttcttctttctcgtctcccccttctctccccttctacttatttttctcccccactcctcctcctcctctacctcctcgtcgtccttctttttcttcacaatgttgtgtgtcatttctgtgtgtgcgtgcagtgtatgCCGTGGGGGTGGTACCTGGCGGTGGATCTACAGTTTCATTGGCTGGTggcccccttcatcatcatccccctggCTCTGGGGTGAGCTGCTGAGGGAGATAACTCAAGAACTCTCAAACTCATGACTGAAGTATTCACACAATTCTCAAAAAAATAATGACTGAAGGACTGAGCTTTTTAGGCGTGGCTTGGTCTTTTAGTatcagagagggaagggggtaggggggagagggtcAGGTCTAGTGTCAATTCAAGGTCAAAACGAGGTCAGTTCAAGGTCAAGCTAGGGGTCAAACCAGGGTCAAATTTTGGGGTTCGTTCGGGGGTCAATTCAGGACGGAGTCAGGGTTGAATCATAGAAGTCAAAACCGGTGTCAGTGAAAGATAAACTCCATAGCGGCTCACATCATGCCAAGTCAGGTAAGAGAAAAAGATTGTTGATTAATTCATGATCTGCAGATAAAACTTAATCATTTCTTTGTGATCTTCAGAAACATTTGCTTATCGATATCACTCGCAGATTGACAttgatctttttttatttttatggttTACAGAAATATCCAATTATTCATTAATATGATTTACAGATTAACTCCGTCTTTATCTATGATTTATGATGTTTTTATGATTTACagaaacatttatttatttgtttattgattcatttctttctttgtttagttattgATAATTTGTAGGTAAACctgtttatatattcatttatgattcacacacacacacacacacacacacacacacacacacacacacacacacacacacacacacacacacttattgattgattcatttaatATCTTCAAGGTGCTGTCATTCCTGCTGATTGATCTGTTAGCCACGCATATATAGGTTTatcaattgattaattgattgattcgtttgtttgtttgtttttttcattcatttattgatttcatCTACAGTTTCAAGGTGCTGCCATTCCTGTTAATTGGAGGTCTGGTGGTCATGCAAGGCGTTTTGACTTACTACTTTGACATAGACATCAACGGAGATTATCTGAGGTAGGTGTCATCCTAAACAGTGATATGTtatatacatccatccatccatccatccatccatacatacatgcagacagacagacgtgttgACTTACTACTTTGACATAGACATCAACGGAGATTATTGGAGGTAGGTGTCATCCTAAACAATAATATGttttatatatgcatacatacatacagacagacagacagaaagacagacagatagacagacagaaagacacacacacacacacactctctctctctctctttcggtctctctctctctctctctctctctctcacacacactctctctctctctctctttctccctctctctccctctctctgtgtctctttctctctctctcacacacacacactctctcagtctctctctctctcacacacacacacaaacatacactctctctctgtctctgtctctctctctcatatgcacactcacacaaacacaaacacacactttctctctctctctctctcacacacacacacacacacacacacacacacacacacacacacacacacacacacacacacaccttacctcctctttctcctattTTTTCTCATTGTTTGCCTccgcttccttctttttttcttttcctctgtctcctcctcctcgttatcCTCTTTGTTCACCTCTTCCTCATCTCTCCCTGttactctttctcctctttcttcaccttttcctcgttctcttcctcttcctctctctctcccctttctcctcattcttcatctcttcctcgttctcttcctcttcctctctctctcccctttctccaccttttcctcgttctcttcctcttcctctctctctctcccctttcttcaccttttcctcgttctcttcctcttcctctctctctcccctttctccaccttttcctcgttctcttcctcttcctctctctctctcccctttcttcaccttttcctcgttctcttcctcttcctctctctctctcccctttcttcaccttttcctcgttctcttcctctttctctctctctcccctttctcccctttctccaccttttcctcgttctcttcctcttcctctctctctcccctttctcctctttctccaccttttcctcgttctcttcctcttcctctctctctcccctttctcctctttcttcaccttttcctcattctcttcctcttcctctctctctcccctttctcccctttctccaccttttcctcgttctcttcctcttcctctctctctcccctttctcccctttctccaccttttcctcgttctcttcctcttcctctctctctcccctttctcctcattcttcatctcttcctcgttctcttcctcttcctctctctctcccttttctccacCTTTTCctcgttctcttcctcttcctctctctctcccctttctccacctTTTCctcgttttcttcctcttcctctctctctcccctttctccaccttttcctcgttctcttcctcttcctctctctctcccctttctccacctTTTCctcgttttcttcctcttcctctctctctcccctttctcctcttttcttcatttcttcctctgactcttcctcctcctctttatcctatttcatctccctttcctcctcctcttcctccacccctaccttcaatactttctccacctcctcctcctcctcctcctccaccaccaccttctcctgctcctcctcctcctctaccattTCCACTTCCTCCACCTCGTTCTCCACCAACTCCAACTTCTCcacgtcatcctcttcctcctcctcctcctcctcctccacctcctcctccctccacctcctcctcctccatctccttcttctccacctcctcctcctccctccacctcctacacctcctcctccacctcctcctcctccacctccttctcctctacctccttctcctccacctcctcctcctccacctccttctcctccacctcctcctccttcacctccttctcctccacctcctcctcctctacctccttctcctccacatccttctcctccacctcctcctccacctccttctcctccacctcctccacctccttctcctccacctcctcttccatccacctcctccttctctacatccttctcctccacctcctcctccacctcctcttccatccacctcctactcctcctcctctacctcctcctcctcaacctcctcctccacctcctcttccatccacctcctctacctcctcttcctcctcctcatccacctcctcctccctccatctccgccacctcctccacctcctcctccatctcctcctccctccacctccacctccctccactcTTCCCTTTCGtatccacctctcccctctccgcttctttcagtttctcttcttcctcttaaaaaaccccaaaacagtcaGACTTTGTCCTCTGTGTCACCTATGCACAGGAACCGACAGGATTACTGGTGGGAGGTGTTCGAGAAACCGTATACGCGCGTGGCCCCCTTCGTGCTGGGCTTAGGAGTGGGTTACCTCCTCACTCGGGTCAAAGGGCGTTTGAATATTCATAAggtactgtctctgtgtgtctgtctgctggtgaCATTGAGGTGGATtttgttgagggggaggggaggggtactatcaactactgctgctactactactgctgctgctgctattactactgctgctgctgctactacaactactgctgctgctacaactactgctgctgctacaactgcaactactactgctgctacaattactgctgctgctacaattactgctgctgttactactactactactactgctgctgctgctgctactgctactactactactgctgctgctgttactactactgctgctactactactactgcagctgctgctactactgctgctgctacaactactgctgctgctgctactgctgctgctgctactactactactgctactactactactgcaactactactgctgctacaattactgctgctgctacaattactgctgctgttactactactactactgctgctgctgctgctactactgctgctgctgctgctactgctactactgctgctgctgctgctgttactactactgctgctgctgctactactactactgctgctgctgctactgctgctgctgctactactactactgctactactactactactgcagctgctgctactactgctacaactactgttgctgttattactactgctgctgctactactactactactactgctgctgctacaactactgctgctactactgctgctattactactgctgctgctgctgctacatgtagcatgtagctgtctgtctctcttttctctctgtagaTATCGGTGTGTGCGAAGTGGCaggttaccaccatcatcatcaccatcatcatcatcatcatcatcatcacaaatctTTCTGTCCTTCGCTGCAAATCACGGTGTGAGCTGGTtgatttccatcatcatcattaatatcatcgtcgtcatcatcatcaccatcatcattgtcgctcgtcgtcgtcatcatcatctttctgtctatccatgTAGATCACCTTGTGTGGCTGATTTCCATCGTAGttgtcgtagtcatcatcatcattatcgtcatcatcatcacccatcttGACATCTCTTCCTGCAGATCGCGGTGTGTGCGGGCTGGCTAGTATCCGTCCTTGTCATTGTGGCCTGCGTGCTGGTCAAATACGGCGACAATCACGTGATGCTGGAGCAGCCATTCAACTGGCCGCTGGCCGCACGTGCCTGGCACGAGACTATGTACCGGATCCTGTTTTCATTGGCTCTCTGCTGGGTGGTGTTCATGTGTGCCACGGGCAACGGGGGTGAGTGTAGCTAATGTGTAGTTAATTCCCTTCCTTACTTTGGCCTTTGATGATAATCACAAtactacgaagaagaagaaatgtatttATGTAGCTTTGAaccttgtgcagaaacaaatcaaagcgctttcgcaccaaatttcacacgcatacatagctcttgaaaataaaaaagaatgagaGGCCTTTGAGAACAATCCCAATGCCGCCTGTCCCAAAACACTCTCGCCcaagtttcagtttgagtttcagtagctcaaggaggcgtcactgcgttcggacaaatccatatacgctacaccacatctgccaagcagatgcctgaccagcagcgtaacacaacgcgcttagtcaggccttgagaagaaaaaagaaaaaaaagggggaataaataatagataagcttacataaataaataataattataatataaaaaagggcagtggatatgtaacttgggcaaaccaCTTTTCACTgacattctagcccagatagctgggacagcagctgGCTATTCTATTGTTCACATGGTTTTAGTCGAAACGGTTGACTGTTGACACATATTAATACATATGATATGCTGCTCAGGTTTCATCAACGGCATTCTGTCGTGGAAGGTGTGGGTACCTGTGTCACACCTGCTGTTCTGTATgtacctgttgtgttgtgttgtacaggttTCATCAACAGCATTCTGTCGTGGAAGGTGTGGGTACCTGTGCCACACCTGCTGTTCTGTATgtacctgttgtgttgtgttgtacaggttTCATCAACAGCATTCTGTCGTGGAAGGTGTGGGTACCTGTGTCACACCTGCTGTTCTGTATgtacctgttgtgttgtgttgtacaggttTCATCAACAGCATTCTGTCGTGGAAGGTGTGGGTACCTGTGCCACACCTGCTGTTCCGTATgtacctgttgtgttgtgttgtacaggttTCATCAACAGCATTCTGTCGTGGAAGGTGTGGGTACCTGTGCCACACCTGCTGTTCCGTATgtacctgttgtgttgtgttgtacaggttTCATCAACAGCATTCTGTCGTGGAAGGTGTGGGTACCTGTGTCACACCTGCTGTTCTGTATgtacctgttgtgttgtgttgtacaggttTCATCAACAGCATTCTGTCGTGGAAGGTGTGGGTACCTGTGTCACACCTGGTGTTCTGTATGTACCTGTTACACCCGGCGGTCATACTGGCTGACATGTGGCAGACCCGTGTTCCTCCTTATTTCACAGTCAGCTACCTGGTGGGTAcctgttgcctgtgtgtgtgtgtgtgtgtgtgtgtgtgtgtgtgtgtgtgtgtgtgtgtgtgtgtgtgtgtctgtgtgtgtttgtgtgtggtttgagtgtgtgtgtgtgtgtgtgtgtgtgtgttacgtgattGGTctatttgtgtgagtatgtgcgtgtgcgtgtgtatgtgtacctgtaTGCGCATGaacaagcactgtgtgtgtgtgtgtgtgtgtgtgtgtgtgtgtgtgattatcataTGTGCgtgagaatgtatgtgtgcgtgtttatgtgtacctgtatgtgcgttatgtgtgcttgtgtatgcacaagcactatgtgtgtatgtgcgtttctgtgtgtgtgtgtgtgtgtgtgtgtgtgtgtgtgtgtgtgtgtgttattgttgttgttgttgcattgcaGCTTGTTGTGCTACCTAGTTGTTTTGTATAGAAATGCATAAAGTTGTACTGCGCTATCTTTTTATTGCATGGTGTGTACTTACGTATCAGTGTCGGCGTACTGTATTACACCTACACTAAACATTTCTCACTGTAGTATTATCATCACTTTttccgccatcaccaccaccatcaccaccactatctctctacaccccctcacaacacccccccacctcccaatcccCCTTCCTATGTTTCGTGTGACTGCAGCTCCAAAGAGCCTGCGGGTACGTCACGATCTCCGCCATCTTGGCCTACTGCCTGTCCGTCACCGTGGAAACACCAATCAGCGTGCTGGGAAACATCGTCCTCAACAAACCACGCCCCCGCCGCTCGCGCTCCGCTTCCTTCTCTACCGCTCTCTGAACGCGGCATGCAGAGGCCTGTCCTTGACACAGTACTTGCGTGCCATAGCTGTTTGAAGGCTGCATGGTTGGGTGGTGGTAagtaagagggagggaaggagagagagaaggaaggaaggaaggaaggacaggaaactgatgaaagacagacaatgacaacattTGTGTGGCTAAAAGCTTCTTTTAAAACCGGACAAGATATAAAAACACATCATACTTtaaacgtcttttttttcttcttcataatacGTCACTCatccttgaaaaagaaaaaaaaaggtctacatACCGAAAATATTGATATAAATTTGTCTTTGATGG
Protein-coding regions in this window:
- the LOC143276434 gene encoding nose resistant to fluoxetine protein 6-like, with the protein product MVLLSLPSLDVVRNLNNDDTDDDNITTITDTDTFTARYSPKRFDLPRLHPNPHTNGGFDPQESGGGGEGEAVKTVDVGGGEKQTSFIVSKKNGSVISQALLAFSLPRNTERILGVRDVRDSVTCLHGIRVLSMVWLIVGNSVLYMATYFENALGAAEVLETMLGQVVIHSTLAVDSFLLISGCLTAVVFLREVGEEAGVRVKNVVTYFVHRYVRLTPAYAVTIMALTCLLPYMSDGPSWTQDTRDYYLPCQTRWWTNLLYVNNFHPSLQEQCMPWGWYLAVDLQFHWLVAPFIIIPLALGFKVLPFLLIGGLVVMQGVLTYYFDIDINGDYLRNRQDYWWEVFEKPYTRVAPFVLGLGVGYLLTRVKGRLNIHKIAVCAGWLVSVLVIVACVLVKYGDNHVMLEQPFNWPLAARAWHETMYRILFSLALCWVVFMCATGNGGFINSILSWKVWVPVSHLVFCMYLLHPAVILADMWQTRVPPYFTVSYLLQRACGYVTISAILAYCLSVTVETPISVLGNIVLNKPRPRRSRSASFSTAL